Proteins encoded in a region of the Perca fluviatilis chromosome 6, GENO_Pfluv_1.0, whole genome shotgun sequence genome:
- the thbs4a gene encoding thrombospondin-4a, which produces MCLRKTTSAEVSPILKHWVMGVWARAAALSLVLQQLVLTITAQGIIYDLLVSPDCLPDLLQGSLKNKGRDEAFLLSSFRLQSKAPTSLYSVINPKDNTKYLELSVQAKLSKVTIRFQKTDGRLGTTSFNHASLADGRDHHVMLHARGLQGGPPRLNIYVDCRLAHTLDDLPAAFGSLPPGPNKVALRTLQSSGQDELTDLKLVIEDTIDNVATLQDCSVDQRESLQLLSIQGGSTAHDQATMQELKSMLSEMKQLLNQQIKETTFLRNTITECLACGLGGNPTITGPAPSPRQPQPLTQCPPGTCFRQNMCIPSESGGFQCAPCPDGFTGDGVHCDDVDECQFNPCYPGVRCVNTAPGFRCEKCPVGYRGPEINGVGVSYAKSHKQVCDDIDECLGPPENGGCTANSHCYNTIGSFRCGECKTGFTGDQVRGCHGTRLCPNGQPSPCDPNANCVVERDGSISCACGVGWAGNGYVCGKDTDIDAYPDNKLQCRDTNCEQDNCVFVPNSGQEDADRDGMGDSCDDDADSDGIINIDDNCWLVPNVDQRNSDKDLHGDACDNCRTVDNPLQRDTDQDGLGDECDDDMDGDGLKNILDNCQRVPNVDQKDGDNDGVGDACDSCPDMANPNQSDSDDDLVGDSCDDNIDSDGDGHQNTKDNCPTIINSSQLDTDKDGMGDECDDDDDNDGILDDDDNCRLVPNPDQKDTDNNRVGDACEGDFDKDNVIDIIDHCPENAEVTLTDFRAYQTVVLDPEGDSQIDPNWVVLNQGMEIVQTMNSDPGLAVGYKAFSGVDFEGTFHVNTMTDDDYAGFIFGYQDSSSFYVVMWKQTEQTYWQAAPFRAVAEPGIQLKVVKSKTGPGEYLRNSLWHTGHTPDQVRLLWKDPRNVGWKDKVSYRWFLQHRPQVGYIRARFFEGPKLVADTEVIIDTSMRGGRLGVFCFSQENIIWSNLKYRCNDTIPADYEDHHAQNTE; this is translated from the exons ATGTGCTTGAG gaaAACAACTTCTGCTGAGGTGTCTCCCATACTGAAGCACTGGGTGATGGGTGTGTGGGCCAGAGCAGCGGCTCTGTCTCTGGTGCTGCAACAGCTGGTGCTCACTATCACAGCTCAAGGCATTA TCTATGACCTGCTGGTGTCTCCAGACTGCCTGCCAGACTTGCTCCAAGGAAGCCTGAAGAACAAAGGGCGAGATGAggctttcctcctctcttccttcaGGCTCCAGAGCAAGGCCCCCACGTCTCTGTACAGTGTCATCAACCCCAAAGACAACACCAAGTACCTGGAGCTCAGCGTGCAGGCCAAACTAAGCAAGG TGACCATTCGTTTCCAGAAGACCGACGGTAGATTAGGCACAACCAGTTTCAACCACGCTTCCCTGGCAGATGGCCGAGATCACCATGTGATGCTACATGCCAGAGGTCTACAGGGCGGTCCACCTCGCCTCAACATCTATGTAGACTGCAGACTGGCACACACTTTGGATGATCTGCCGGCTGCGTTTGGTTCACTCCCCCCTGGTCCCAACAAGGTGGCCCTCAGGACCCTGCAGTCGAGTGGACAG GATGAACTGACAGACTTGAAACTGGTGATAGAGGACACCATAGATAATGTGGCGACTCTGCAGGACTGCAGCGTGGATCAACGTGAATCTCTGCAGCTGCTGA GTATCCAGGGAGGCAGCACGGCACACGACCAGGCCACCATGCAGGAGCTGAAGAGCATGTTATCTGAGATGAAGCAACTGCTCAACCAGCAG aTTAAGGAGACAACCTTTCTGAGGAATACCATTACAGAGTGTCTTGCCTGTG GTCTCGGGGGCAATCCAACCATCACAGGTCCAGCTCCAAGCCCTAGGCAGCCTCAGCCTCTGACGCAGTGCCCACCTGGCACCTGTTTCAGACAGAACATGTGCATCCCCTCAGAGTCAGGGGGTTTCCAGTGTGCCCCCTGTCCTGATGGATTTACAGGAGACGGGGTGCACTGTGACGACGTAGATGAA tGCCAGTTCAACCCATGTTACCCTGGTGTCCGGTGTGTGAACACTGCTCCTGGTTTTCGCTGTGAGAAATGCCCTGTGGGATACAGGGGACCAGAAATAAATGGAGTGGGAGTGTCCTATGCGAAGTCCCACAAACAG GTGTGTGACGATATAGATGAGTGTCTGGGCCCGCCTGAGAATGGAGGTTGCACTGCCAACTcacactgctacaacactatA GGCTCCTTCCGCTGCGGTGAGTGCAAAACTGGCTTCACAGGTGATCAAGTGAGAGGCTGCCATGGTACCAGGCTTTGCCCCAACGGTCAACCCAGCCCCTGCGACCCCAATGCCAATTgtgttgtggagagagatggcAGCATTAGCTGTGCG TGTGGCGTTGGTTGGGCAGGTAATGGCTATGTGTGTGGAAAGGACACAGATATTGACGCATATCCTGACAATAAGCTCCAGTGCAGAGACACCAACTGTGAGCAG GataactgtgtgtttgtgccaaACTCTGGCCAAGAGGATGCAGACAGGGACGGGATGGGTGACTCCTGTGATGATGATGCAGACAGCGATGGCATTATTAACATAGAT gaCAACTGCTGGCTCGTTCCTAATGTGGACCAAAGGAACAGCGATAAGGATCTCCATGGCGATGCCTGTGACAACTGCAGAACAGTCGATAACCCCTTACAGAGGGATACCGATCAGGACGGGCTGGGAGATGAATGTGATGATGATATGGATGGGGACG GTTTGAAGAATATTCTTGACAACTGCCAGCGAGTCCCCAATGTAGACCAGAAAGACGGAGACAACGATGGGGTGGGAGATGCCTGTGACAGCTGTCCAGACATGGCCAATCCTAACCAG TCTGACTCAGATGATGACCTTGTAGGAGATAGCTGTGATGACAACATAGACAG TGATGGCGACGGACACCAGAACACAAAAGACAACTGTCCCACAATCATCAACTCCTCTCAGTTGGACACTGACAAGGATGGAATG GGAGATGAATGTGACGACGACGACGATAACGACGGAATACTGGACGATGATGACAACTGCAGACTAGTTCCCAACCCAGACCAAAAGGACACAGATA ATAACAGAGTTGGAGACGCATGCGAAGGAGATTTTGACAAAGACAACGTCATCGACATAATCGACCACTGTCCAGAGAATGCTGAGGTCACCCTGACCGACTTCAGAGCCTATCAGACCGTAGTGCTGGATCCAGAGGGGGACTCTCAGATTGACCCCAACTGGGTGGTCCTCAATCAG GGCATGGAGATAGTTCAGACGATGAACTCTGACCCTGGCCTTGCTGTAG GCTACAAAGCGTTCAGTGGGGTTGACTTTGAGGGAACATTCCACGTGAACACAATGACGGACGATGACTATGCCGGCTTCATCTTCGGATACCAGGACTCCTCCTCCTTCTACGTGGTGATGTGGAAACAGACAGAACAAACCTACTGGCAGGCTGCACCCTTCAGAGCCGTCGCTGAGCCGGGAATACAACTCAAG GTTGTGAAGTCAAAGACAGGTCCGGGTGAGTATCTGAGGAACTCCCTCTGGCACACAGGACACACCCCTGATCAGGTCCGTCTCCTGTGGAAAGACCCGAGGAACGTTGGCTGGAAGGACAAGGTGTCCTACCGCTGGTTCCTCCAGCACAGACCACAGGTTGGATACATCAG GGCTCGCTTCTTTGAGGGTCCAAAGCTGGTGGCGGATACAGAGGTGATCATTGACACCAGTATGAGAGGCGGGAGACTGGGCGTGTTCTGCTTCTCTCAGGAAAATATCATCTGGTCCAATCTGAAGTACCGTTGCAACG ACACTATTCCTGCTGACTACGAGGATCACCATGCCCAGAACACAGAGTGA